TCGCGAGGCACGGTACGCGCAACAACCCGTTTTATCACTTGGTGGCTATTCAAAATACCAAGGCGCGTGATGCACGTCCGATAGAGAAGCTGGGTGAATATGACCCCGTACCGCGCCCTGTgcgccaagcgccagcTGCTCAGCCAAAGCGCGCCGAAGATCGTCCTGGGTACAACGGCGAGGTGATTCGCTCTGGTATTGTGGCCAAGCCCGTGCTGGAGAAGCGAATGGAATGGAACGAGGATCGCATCAAATACTGGCTCAACACGGGCGCTCAGCCGACCAAGTCGGTCTTCCGCTTGCTGTACAGGGTACGTTTTTCCTATCTCTCCCTACTAACACCAGGCTGGCCTCATTCCCCCCGAAAAGCTCGAACTCTTCAAGGGCTTGTACCGcccggccgcggctgcggcgccaAGCGCATCGCCTCAGGAGGGCGACGCTGCTGCCAAGGCGGAATAATGTCATGACTATGCATGACAAAGCTTGGCATGGCTTGGCAGCGCCCCAAggcgcaagctgcgcatACTATCATGCCTCGTGCCGTTCCCATGACTGCAAGAGTATTCTTT
The Malassezia japonica chromosome 2, complete sequence genome window above contains:
- the MRPS16 gene encoding 37S ribosomal protein S16, mitochondrial (COG:J; EggNog:ENOG503P541); translation: MVVRLRLARHAAQPKRAEDRPGYNGEVIRSGIVAKPVLEKRMEWNEDRIKYWLNTGAQPTKSVFRLLYRAGLIPPEKLELFKGLYRPAAAAAPSASPQEGDAAAKAE